In Diceros bicornis minor isolate mBicDic1 chromosome 23, mDicBic1.mat.cur, whole genome shotgun sequence, a single genomic region encodes these proteins:
- the ZNF292 gene encoding zinc finger protein 292 isoform X2 has translation MRIKHLIKTNQLSQATALAKLCSDHPEIGTKGSFKQTYLVCLCTSSPNEKLIEEISEVDCKDALEMICNLESEGDEKNALVLCTAFLSRQLQQGDMYCAWELTLFWSKLQQRVEPSIQVYLERCRQLSLLTKTVYHIFFLIKVINSETEGAGLATCIELCVKALRLESTENTEVKVSICKTISCLLPDDLEVKRACQLSEFLIEPTVDAYYAVEMLYNQPDQKYDEENLPIPNSLRCELLLVLKTQWPFDPEFWDWKTLKRQCLALMGEEASIVSSIDELNDSEVYEKVVDYQEEIKETSMNGLSGGVGANSGLLKDIGDEKQKKREIKQLRERGFISARFRNWQAYMQYCVLCDKEFLGHRIVRHAQKHYKDGIYSCPICAKNFNSKETFVPHVTLHVKQSSKERLAAMKPLRRLGRPPKVTTTNENQKINAVAKQEQRPIKKNSLYSTDFIVFNDNDGSDDENDDKDKSYEPEVIPVQKPVPVNEFNCPVTFCKKGFKYFKNLIAHVKGHKDNEDAKRFLEMQSKKVICQYCRRHFVSVTHLNDHLQMHCGSKPYICIQMKCKAGFNSYAELLTHRKEHQVFRAKCMFPKCGRIFSEAYLLYDHEAQHYNTYTCKFTGCGKVYRSQSELEKHLDDHSTPEKVLLPEDQLNSSGASVQPCAENQNAEENTEKERSVLPSENNTENTLPADANDAWDKSKAEPAVTKQDPVSASELRQADGPLSNGLENPATTPLLQASEVAVSIKVSLNQGIESNFGKQESSTVEGNGESLATNLHTPVEVTCNDLCHPGFQERKEQDCFNEVQITQNSLVNSETLKIGDLTPQNLERQVNNLMTFSVQNQAGFQNSLSTSKFECGGNVKTSSNLYSFPLKTLESITFVPPQPSLTSSLGTPSVPPKAPVQKFSCQVEGCTRTYNSSQSIGKHMKTAHPDQYAAFKMQRKNKKGQKSNNLNTPNNGKFVYFLPSQVGSSNSAFFTPQTKANGNPTCSNQLQHVSPSIFPAHFASLSTPLLPSVESVINPNIPSQDKNEQGSGMLCSQMENLSNTALPAQMEDLTKTVLPLNIDGGSDPFLPLPAESSSMSLFPSPADSGTNSVFSPMENNTNHFSSQIEGNTNSFLKGSNGESAVFPSQLNVANDFSSTSAQQSASEKVKKDRGRGPNGKERKPKHNKRAKWPAIIRDGKFICSRCYRAFTNPRSLGGHLSKRSYCKPLDGAEIAQELLQNNGQPSLLASMILSTNAVNLQQPQQSTFNPEACFKDPSFLQLLAAENRSSTFLPNTFPRTGVTNFNTSASQEGSEIIKQALETAGIPSTFEGAEMLSHVPTGCVSETAQVNATVMPNPTVPTLLQAVCHPNPLLTSQNRTPNPKTSSIEECSSLPVFPTNDLLLKTVENGLCSSSFSDSSGPSQNFTSTSSRVSVISGPQNTRPSHLNKKGNSASKRRKKVAPPLIAPNASQNLGTSDLTAVGLIAKSIEIPTTNLHSNVISNCEPQGLVENLTQKLNNVDNQLLMTDVKENFKTNLESHTVLAPLTLKTENGDSQMMALNSCTTSVNSDLQISEDNVIQNFEKTLEIIKTAMNSQILEVKSASQGVGETSQNAQISYNIQLPAVNTVENNKLPESSQFSSFIGVMPTKSNLPQSEVLHKEDQIQEILEGLQKLKLENDLSTPASQCVLINTSVTLTPTAIKSIPNVTVVQPVSEIINNIQFSDKVNKPFVCQNQGCNYSAMTKDALFKHYGKIHQYTPEMILEIKKNQLKFAPFKCVVPTCTKTFTRNSNLRAHCQLVHHFTTEEMVKLKIKRPYGRKSQSEHLSAPRITQVKRQLAMTEENKREFQPALELGAVKENALSNVAVIPEKQLIEKKSPEKNENFSQVITITSEQCNTFSLTNMQTKGRKVRRHKREKEEKKRKKPVSQSLEFPTRYSPYRPYRCVHQGCFAAFTIQQNLILHYQAVHKSDLPAFSAEVEEESEAVKESEEIETKQTVKEFRCQVSDCSRIFQAITGLIQHYMKLHEMTPEEIESMTASVDVGKFPCDQLECKSSFTTYLNYVVHLEADHGIGIRGSKTEEDGIYKCDCEGCDRIYATRSNLLRHIFNKHNDKHKAHLIRPRRLTPGQENISSKANQEKTKSKHRGTKHRSGKEGVKMPKTKRKKKNNLENKNAKIVQIEENKPYSLKRGKHVYSIKARNDALSECTSRFVTQYPCMIKGCTSVVTSESNIIRHYKCHKLSKAFTSQHRNLLIVFKRCCNSQVKETSEQEVDKNDVKDSDTCVSESNDNSRTTTVPQKEVEKNEKDEMDELTELFITKLINEDNNTSADAQAHMSSNVSNDFKENNPCQSEKQKASNLKRVNKEKNVSQNKKRKVEKAEPASAVELSSVQKEEETAVAIQTTEEHPASFDWSSFKPMGFEVSFLKFLEESAVKQKKNTDKDHPNSGNKKGSHSNSRKNIDKTAVTSGNHVCSCKESETFVQFANPSQLQCSDNVKIVLDKTLKDCTELVLKQLQEMKPTVSLKKLEVHSDDPDVSIMKEISMGKATGRGQY, from the exons TAGAACCATCTATACAAGTGTACCTAGAAAGATGTCGTCAACTTTCTTTGTTAACCAAGAcggtatatcacattttcttcctGATTAAAGTTATTAATTCAGAG ACTGAAGGGGCTGGTCTTGCCACCTGTATAGAACTGTGTGTAAAAGCTCTTCGCTTGGAATCTACAGAAAATACTGAAGTGAAAGTATCTATTTGCAAGACCATTTCGTGCTTGTTGCCTGATGATCTGGAAGTTAAACGTGCTTGTCAACTGAGTGAATTTCTTATTGAGCCTACAGTAGATGCATATTATGCTGTGGAAATGTTGTATAACCAGCCAGACCAGAAATACGATGAAGAGAATCTTCCAATACCAAATTCTCTACGTTGTGAGCTCTTGCTTGTATTGAAAACTCAGTGGCCCTTTGATCCAGAATTCTGGGATTGGAAAACCTTAAAACGACAATGTCTTGCATTAATGGGGGAAGAAGCATCCATAGTGTCTTCAATAGATGAACTAAATGACAGTGAAGTTTACGAAAAAGTAGTAGACTACCAGGAAGAGATTAAAGAAACTTCTATGAATGGACTTTCTGGTGGAGTTGGTGCTAATTCTGGCCTTCTTAAAGACATTGGTGATGAaaagcagaagaagagagagataaaacaaTTGAGAGAGAGGGGATTTATATCTGCTAGGTTTAGGAATTGGCAAGCCTACATGCAATATTGTGTGCTGTGTGACAAAGAATTCCTTGGTCATAGAATAGTACGACATGCTCAGAAACATTACAAAGATGGGATTTACAGTTGCCCCATTTGTGCAAAGAACTTTAATTCTAAAGAAACTTTTGTCCCTCATGTCACATTGCATGTTAAACAATCTAGTAAAGAGAGACTAGCAGCTATGAAACCATTAAGAAGATTGGGAAGACCTCCTAAGGTCACAACTACCAATGAGAATCAGAAGATTAATGCTGTGGCCAAGCAGGAACAGCGGCCTATAAAAAAGAACAGTCTCTATTCAACAGACTTCATAGTATTTAATGACAATGATGGTTCAGATGATGAGAATGATGACAAAGATAAATCTTATGAACCAGAAGTGATCCCAGTCCAGAAACCAGTACCTGTTAATGAATTTAATTGCCCTGTAACTTTTTGTAAAAAGGGCtttaagtactttaaaaatttaattgctCATGTAAAGGGGCATAAGGATAATGAAGATGCCAAGCGCTTTCttgaaatgcaaagcaaaaaagTTATTTGCCAGTACTGTAGACGGCATTTTGTAAGTGTGACTCATCTCAATGATCACTTACAAATGCACTGTGGCAGTAAACCATATATCTGTATACAGATGAAATGTAAGGCTGGTTTTAATAGTTATGCAGAGCTCTTAACCCACCGAAAGGAGCATCAAGTCTTTAGAGCAAAGTGTATGTTTCCTAAATGTGGCAGAATTTTTTCAGAAGCTTATTTACTATATGATCATGAAGCACAGCATTATAATACCTATACTTGTAAGTTCACAGGTTGTGGTAAAGTTTATCGTTCTCAGAGTGAGCTAGAAAAGCATCTGGATGATCACAGTACTCCTGAAAAAGTGCTGCTTCCCGAAGACCAACTTAATTCATCTGGAGCTTCTGTTCAGCCTTGCGCAGAGAATCAGAATGCAGAAGAGAATACTGAGAAAGAGAGATCTGTGCTTCCTTCAGAAAATAACACTGAAAACACCTTACCAGCAGATGCAAATGATGCTTGGGATAAAAGCAAGGCAGAACCAGCTGTGACCAAACAAGACCCAGTTTCTGCGTCCGAGCTCAGGCAAGCTGATGGACCACTGTCAAATGGTTTGGAAAATCCTGCTACTACTCCTCTGCTCCAGGCCAGTGAAGTAGCTGTGTCCATTAAGGTGTCCCTCAATCAGGGGATTGAGAGTAACTTTGGAAAGCAAGAAAGCTCAACTGTAGAAGGCAATGGTGAATCACTGGCCACAAACTTACATACACCAGTTGAGGTTACTTGTAATGATTTGTGTCATCCAGGTttccaagagagaaaagaacaggatTGCTTTAATGAAGTGCAGATTACTCAGAATTCTTTAGTAAATTCTGAAACCCTCAAAATAGGTGACCTTACCCCACAAAACTTAGAAAGACAAGTGAACAATCTGATGACCTTTTCTGTGCAAAATCAGGCAGGATTTCAAAACAGTTTATCAACTTCCAAGTTCGAATGTGGAGGTAATGTTAAAACATCGTCCAATCTTTATAGCTTTCCTCTTAAGACATTAGAAAGTATCACATTTGTTCCCCCACAGCCCAGCCTAACTAGTTCTTTAGGAACTCCATCAGTGCCTCCAAAAGCACCAGTTCAGAAATTCAGTTGCCAGGTTGAGGGATGTACTCGAACCTATAATTCTTCACAGAGTATTGGGAAACACATGAAGACAGCACACCCTGACCAGTATGCTGCGTTTAAAATGCAgcgcaaaaataaaaaaggtcaGAAATCTAACAACTTAAATACACCAAATAATGgaaagtttgtttattttttgccatCACAGGTGGGCAGCTCTAATAGTGCATTTTTTACACCACAGACCAAAGCCAATGGGAATCCCACTTGTTCAAATCAGTTGCAGCATGTCTCACCTTCCATTTTTCCAGCTCATTTCGCAAGTTTGTCCACTCCACTGTTGCCCTCTGTGGAAAGTGTCATAAATCCAAATATACCTTCTCAGGATAAAAATGAACAAGGTAGTGGTATGTTATGTTCCCAAATGGAAAATTTATCTAATACTGCCTTGCCAGCACAAATGGAAGATCTAACCAAAACAGTTTTGCCTTTGAATATTGACGGTGGCTCAGATCCTTTCCTTCCTTTACCTGCAGAAAGTAGTTCAATGTCTCTCTTCCCTTCACCAGCAGATAGTGGGACTAATTCTGTTTTTTCTCCAATGGAAAATAATACAAATCATTTTTCCTCACAGATTGAAGGAAACACTAATTCTTTTCTAAAGGGAAGTAATGGTGAAAGTGCAGTTTTTCCTTCACAACTGAATGTTGCAAATGACTTCAGTAGCACCAGTGCCCAACAGTCTGCatctgaaaaagttaaaaaagaccGTGGGCGGGGCCCAAACGGGAAGGAAAGAAAACCCAAGCACAACAAAAGGGCCAAATGGCCTGCAATTATCAGAGATGGGAAATTTATCTGCAGCAGGTGTTACAGGGCTTTTACTAATCCCAGATCTCTGGGTGGACACTTGTCTAAGCGATCTTATTGTAAACCACTGGATGGAGCAGAAATTGCTCAAGAACTTCTGCAGAATAATGGACAGCCTTCTCTTCTTGCCAGCATGATTCTCTCCACAAATGCAGTAAATTTGCAGCAGCCTCAGCAGTCTACCTTCAATCCAGAAGCGTGTTTTAAAGATCCATCATTCCTGCAACTTCTTGCTGCTGAAAATCGCTCTTCAACATTTTTACCAAATACGTTTCCTCGGACTGGTGTGACTAACTTTAATACGAGTGCTAGTCAAGAAGGAAGTGAAATTATTAAACAGGCTTTGGAAACTGCTGGTATTCCCAGTACATTTGAGGGTGCCGAAATGCTTTCTCATGTTCCAACAGGTTGTGTCTCAGAAACAGCACAAGTAAATGCAACAGTGATGCCAAATCCAACTGTGCCAACCCTGTTGCAGGCTGTATGCCACCCAAACCCCCTGCTGACAAGCCAGAATCGGACACCAAACCCCAAAACTTCCTCCATTGAGGAATGCAGCAGTTTGCCTGTTTTTCCAACAAATGACCTACTACTGAAGACTGTTGAAAATGGTTTGTGTTCTAGTTCATTCTCTGATTCTAGTGGACCATCACAAAATTTTACCAGTACTAGTTCACGTGTTTCAGTTATAAGTGGTCCTCAGAACACAAGGCCCAGTCATTTAAATAAAAAGGGAAACAGTGCTtcgaagagaagaaagaaagttgcTCCTCCACTGATTGCACCTAATGCTTCCCAAAACTTGGGAACGAGTGACTTAACAGCAGTGGGACTTATAGCAAAGAGTATTGAGATACCAACTACTAACCTTCATTCAAACGTAATTTCAAATTGTGAACCTCAGggtttggtggaaaatctaacacaaaaattaaataatgttgACAATCAGTTACTTATGACTGATgtgaaagaaaacttcaaaaccAATCTTGAGTCCCATACAGTGTTAGCTCCTTTAAcattaaaaactgaaaatggTGATTCTCAAATGATGGCTTTGAATTCATGCACAACGTCAGTAAATTCTGATTTGCAGATTTCTGAAGACAATGTTATACAAAACTTTGAAAAGACTCTTGAAATTATTAAAACTGCTATGAATTCTCAGATACTTGAGGTAAAAAGTGCATCTCAGGGTGTTGGTGAAACATCACAGAATGCTCAAATAAGTTATAACATTCAGCTTCCTGCAGTAAACACTGTAGAAAATAACAAATTACCTGAGTCTTCTCAGTTTTCCTCCTTCATTGGTGTCATGCCGACGAAAAGTAACCTTCCTCAGTCTGAAGTATTGCATAAGGAGGATCAAATACAGGAAATTTTAGAAGGcttacagaaattaaaattagaaaatgaccTGTCTACTCCAGCATCCCAGTGTGTACTAATAAATACATCAGTGACACTGACTCCCACTGCTATTAAATCAATTCCAAATGTCACAGTTGTTCAGCCAGTTTCTGAAATTATAAACAACATTCAGTTTAGTGACAAAGTTAATAAACCTTTTGTGTGTCAAAACCAAGGCTGTAATTACAGTGCTATGACAAAGGATGCACTCTTTAAGCACTATGGTAAAATACATCAATACACTCCAGAGATGATtcttgaaattaagaaaaatcaaTTGAAATTTGCTCCATTTAAATGTGTAGTACCTACATGTACAAAAACATTTACAAGAAATTCTAATCTCCGGGCACACTGTCAGTTGGTACATCATTTTACAACAGAAGAAAtggtaaagttaaaaataaaaaggccttaTGGAAGAAAATCTCAGAGTGAACATTTGTCAGCCCCACGAATTACACAAGTAAAAAGACAGCTAGCTATgacagaggaaaataaaagagaattccaGCCTGCTTTAGAATTGGGAGCAGTGAAGGAAAATGCCCTCAGTAATGTAGCAGTGATCCCAGAAAAGCaacttatagaaaaaaaaagtcctgaaaaAAACGAAAATTTTTCGCAAGTGATTACAATTACTTCTGAACAATGTAATACATTTTCTCTCACAAACATGCAAACCAAAGGACGGAAAGTTAGGagacataaaagagaaaaggaggagaaaaaacgCAAGAAGCCAGTTTCTCAATCCCTTGAGTTTCCAACAAGATATAGTCCCTACAGACCTTATCGATGTGTTCACCAGGGTTGTTTTGCTGCCTTTACAATACAACAAAACTTAATTCTGCATTACCAGGCTGTACACAAATCAGATCTACCTGCATTTTCTGCAGAGGTTGAAGAGGAAAGCGAAGCTGttaaagaaagtgaagaaattgaaactAAACAAACTGTGAAAGAATTTCGATGTCAGGTGAGTGACTGTTCTCGAATTTTCCAAGCAATTACTGGCCTAATACAACACTACATGAAACTTCATGAAATGACTCCTGAGGAAATTGAAAGTATGACTGCTTCTGTGGATGTTGGGAAATTTCCATGTGACCAGTTAGAATGTAAATCTTCATTTACCACATATTTGAACTATGTTGTTCATCTTGAGGCAGACCATGGAATTGGGATAAGGGGAAGTAAAACTGAAGAAGATGGCATATACAAGTGTGACTGTGAAGGCTGTGACCGTATATATGCGACTCGGTCTAATCTCCTCCGACACATTTTTAATAAGCATAACGACAAACATAAAGCTCATTTGATTCGGCCAAGAAGATTAACACCTGGCCAGGAAAATATATCAAGCAAGGCAAACCAAGAAAAGACGAAGTCTAAACATCGGGGGACAAAACACAGATCTGGAAAGGAAGGAGTCAAAATGCCTAAgaccaaacgaaagaaaaaaaataatttagaaaacaagaatGCAAAGATTGTGCAGATAGAAGAAAATAAGCCTTATTCTCTGAAACGTGGAAAGCACGTATATTCTATAAAGGCTAGAAATGATGCTTTGTCTGAGTGTACAAGCAGATTTGTGACCCAGTATCCATGTATGATAAAGGGATGTACATCAGTTGTTACAAGTGAAAGCAATATAATTAGACATTATAAATGCCATAAATTATCTAAGGCATTTACATCACAACACCGCAATCTTCTTATTGTCTTCAAAAGGTGTTGCAACTCACAGGTAAAGGAAACTTCTGAGCAAGAAGTTGATAAGAATGATGTGAAAGACTCTGACACATGTGTATCAGAGAGCAATGATAACTCAAGAACAACTACAGTTCCACAGAAAGaggttgaaaaaaatgaaaaagacgaAATGGATGAGCTGACAGAATTGTTTATtacaaaactaataaatgaagacAACAACACAAGTGCGGATGCTCAAGCTCACATGTCTTCAAATGTAAGTAatgattttaaggaaaataacCCCTGCcagtcagaaaaacaaaaagcaagtaaCTTGAAGAgagttaataaagaaaaaaatgtctctcaaaataaaaagaggaaagttgaaaAAGCTGAACCAGCATCGGCGGTTGAGTTAAGTAGTgtgcagaaagaggaagaaactgcTGTTGCAATTCAAACCACTGAGGAGCATCCTGCATCTTTTGACTGGAGCTCATTTAAACCAATGGGATTTGAAGTATCATTTCTGAAGTTTCTTGAGGAGTCTGCAgtgaagcagaagaaaaatactGACAAAGACCATCCAAACAGTGGAAATAAAAAAGGATCCCATTcaaattcaagaaaaaatattgacaaGACTGCTGTGACTAGTGGAAATCATGTATGTTCTTGTAAAGAAAGTGAAACTTTTGTACAGTTTGCCAATCCATCACAGCTTCAGTGCAGTGATAATGTAAAAATTGTTTTAGACAAGACTCTTAAAGATTGCACCGAGCTTGTCTTAAAGCAGCTTCAGGAAATGAAACCTACCGTCAGTCTGAAAAAACTTGAAGTACATTCAGATGATCCAGATGTGTCTATTATGAAAGAAATCAGTATGGGTAAAGCCACAGGGAGAGGGCAGTACTGA
- the GJB7 gene encoding gap junction beta-7 protein, protein MSWMFLRDLLSGVNKYSTGIGQIWLAVVFIFRLLVYMVAAEHVWKDEQKEFECNIRQPGCENVCFDYFFPISQIRLWALQLIMVSTPSLLVVLHVAYREGREKRHRKKLYVSPGTMDGGLWYTYLINLIVKTGFEIGFLVLFYKLYDGFSVPYLMKCDLKPCPNTVDCFISKPTEKTIFILFLVMTSCLCIVLNVIELSFLVLKCFIKCCLQKYPKRLKCWVCECHNLRYIECGEIGAPPLAQNHHSDTALSTSQRGETKLLCDTQES, encoded by the coding sequence ATGAGTTGGATGTTCCTCAGAGACCTCTTAAGTGGAGTAAATAAATACTCCACTGGGATTGGGCAGATTTGGCTGGCTGTTGTGTTCATCTTCCGGTTGCTGGTCTACATGGTGGCAGCAGAGCATGTGTGGAAAGATGAGCAGAAAGAGTTTGAGTGCAACATTAGACAGCCTGGTTGTGAAAATGTGTGTTTTGACTACTTCTTCCCCATCTCCCAGATCAGACTTTGGGCCTTACAACTGATCATGGTCTCTACGCCTTCACTTCTGGTGGTTCTACATGTAGCCTATCGCGAGGGTAGAGAGAAAAGGCACAGAAAGAAACTCTATGTCAGCCCAGGTACAATGGATGGGGGCCTGTGGTACACTTACCTTATCAACCTCATTGTTAAAACTGGTTTTGAAATTGGCTTCCTGGTTTTATTTTATAAGCTGTATGACGGCTTTAGTGTTCCCTATCTTATGAAGTGTGATTTGAAGCCTTGTCCCAACACTGTGGATTGCTTCATCTCCAAACCCACAGAGAAAACTATCTTCATCCTCTTCTTGGTCATGACCTCGTGCCTGTGCATTGTATTGAACGTCATTGAACTGAGCTTTTTGGTTCTCAAGTGTTTTATTAAGTGCTGTCTCCAAAAATACCCTAAAAGACTCAAGTGCTGGGTGTGTGAGTGCCACAACCTCAGATATATTGAATGTGGTGAGATAGGGGCCCCTCCCCTAGCCCAGAATCACCATTCAGACACGGCCCTAAGCACATCCCAGCGAGGTGAAACAAAGCTACTTTGTGACACACAAGAGAGTTAA